In one window of Cellulophaga sp. HaHa_2_95 DNA:
- the ppgK gene encoding polyphosphate--glucose phosphotransferase has protein sequence MTLLGIDIGGSGIKGALVNTVTGELLTERFRIETPKSGKPEEIAEVFAKIVKHFKYQGPIGCGFPTIIKNGVCKAHGNLSKKWLGVNAEELFSDFTGLPVTVINDADAAGYATMNYGIGKGEKGLVLMITIGTGLGSGAFFNGELLPNFELGQIPYKKHAKFEHYAAASIKEKEKLSYKKWGKRFNKFLEYIELIVSPDLIIIGGGTSKDFDEFKEYITIDTRVIPAELQNYAGIIGAATAAYKKRR, from the coding sequence ATGACTTTATTAGGAATTGATATTGGAGGCTCTGGAATAAAAGGGGCACTTGTAAATACAGTAACCGGTGAACTTCTTACGGAGCGCTTTAGAATAGAAACTCCAAAATCAGGAAAGCCAGAAGAGATTGCAGAAGTATTTGCGAAAATTGTAAAACATTTTAAATATCAAGGTCCTATTGGTTGTGGTTTTCCTACCATTATTAAAAACGGTGTTTGTAAAGCTCATGGGAATCTAAGCAAAAAATGGCTAGGTGTAAATGCTGAGGAACTTTTTAGTGACTTCACAGGATTGCCTGTTACGGTAATTAATGATGCTGATGCTGCGGGCTATGCCACCATGAACTATGGCATAGGAAAAGGTGAAAAAGGACTAGTACTTATGATTACAATAGGTACTGGATTAGGAAGTGGTGCATTTTTTAACGGAGAGCTGCTGCCTAATTTTGAATTAGGCCAAATTCCTTATAAAAAGCATGCCAAATTTGAACATTATGCTGCCGCCTCTATAAAAGAAAAAGAAAAACTGAGTTATAAAAAATGGGGAAAACGATTCAATAAATTTCTAGAATATATTGAACTAATTGTTTCTCCTGACTTAATTATTATAGGTGGAGGAACCTCAAAAGATTTTGATGAGTTTAAAGAATACATCACCATAGACACCCGCGTTATACCTGCAGAATTACAAAACTATGCCGGAATAATTGGTGCCGCTACGGCAGCCTATAAAAAAAGACGATAG
- a CDS encoding NUDIX domain-containing protein — protein MILKKESFKPDKKIKPFIGILLFLVSIILSIITLPLGFVYGIIQNIFRKGLKGVGEYCLKIAISIDQLGNVAMQHLINTLWITPLGYKFGNRDETISSALGRNKQLGTLTGFGKLIDTALDKLDPDHSLNSIDYYIEPTEQIIDKIAWIHLKDKQILSTRSIGRSTYYIPGGKRELNETDHAALLREIKEELEVDLLVKTLSFLGVFEAQADSHKPGTLVRMTCYFAEYSGDLKAASEIEEIIWLNYKDKELVSEVDKIIFDYLHHQELLQ, from the coding sequence ATGATTCTAAAAAAAGAAAGTTTTAAGCCCGATAAAAAAATCAAACCATTTATAGGGATTCTTTTATTTTTGGTTTCTATCATTTTATCTATCATAACATTACCCTTAGGTTTTGTTTACGGAATTATTCAAAATATTTTCAGAAAGGGATTAAAAGGGGTTGGCGAATATTGCCTTAAAATCGCTATCTCTATTGATCAATTAGGCAACGTTGCCATGCAGCATTTAATTAATACGCTATGGATTACCCCACTAGGCTATAAGTTTGGAAATAGAGATGAAACGATATCTAGTGCTCTTGGTAGAAACAAACAATTAGGAACGCTTACCGGTTTTGGAAAACTTATAGATACGGCTTTAGATAAGCTAGATCCTGATCATTCCTTAAATTCTATAGATTACTATATTGAACCCACTGAGCAGATCATAGACAAAATAGCTTGGATTCATCTCAAGGATAAACAAATCTTAAGCACTCGTAGTATTGGGAGAAGTACGTATTACATCCCTGGAGGTAAGAGAGAACTCAATGAAACAGATCACGCTGCACTTCTTCGAGAAATCAAGGAAGAGTTAGAGGTAGATTTATTAGTAAAAACCTTGAGCTTTTTGGGTGTTTTTGAAGCACAAGCGGACAGCCATAAACCCGGTACTTTAGTTCGGATGACGTGTTACTTTGCGGAATATTCTGGGGACCTAAAAGCCGCTTCTGAAATAGAAGAAATAATTTGGCTTAACTATAAAGATAAAGAATTGGTCTCTGAAGTAGACAAAATTATATTTGACTACTTGCACCACCAAGAATTACTGCAGTAA
- the kdsA gene encoding 3-deoxy-8-phosphooctulonate synthase: MNLDKIPQIKHTNSDNFFLLCGPCAIEGEDMALRIAERIVEVTDKLQIPYIFKGSFKKANRSRVDSFSGIGDEKALKILRKVSETFKVPTVTDIHEVTDAAMAAAYVDVLQIPAFLVRQTDLVVAAANTGKVVNLKKGQFMSPESMQHAVTKVTDSGNEQVVITDRGTMFGYKDMIVDFRGIPTMKAYAPVVLDVTHSLQQPNQSSGVTGGRPDMIETIARAGIVTGADGIFMETHYDPSIAKSDGANMLHLDHLEKLLTNLVAIRKTVNGLN; the protein is encoded by the coding sequence ATGAATCTAGATAAGATACCTCAAATAAAACACACCAATAGTGATAATTTCTTCCTTTTATGTGGCCCCTGTGCTATTGAAGGCGAAGATATGGCGCTGCGTATTGCAGAGCGTATTGTGGAAGTTACAGATAAACTTCAAATTCCTTATATTTTTAAAGGAAGTTTTAAAAAAGCGAACCGTAGCCGCGTAGATTCCTTCTCTGGAATTGGAGATGAAAAAGCACTGAAAATTTTGAGAAAAGTATCTGAGACTTTTAAAGTTCCTACTGTAACAGATATTCATGAAGTAACAGATGCTGCTATGGCTGCAGCATATGTAGACGTTTTACAAATCCCAGCATTTTTGGTACGCCAAACAGATTTAGTAGTGGCTGCTGCAAATACAGGAAAAGTTGTAAATCTGAAAAAAGGGCAATTTATGAGTCCGGAAAGTATGCAGCATGCGGTAACCAAGGTAACCGATTCTGGCAATGAGCAAGTGGTGATTACAGATCGTGGTACCATGTTTGGGTATAAAGATATGATTGTAGATTTTAGAGGTATTCCTACCATGAAAGCATACGCTCCAGTGGTTCTAGATGTTACTCATTCTCTACAACAACCTAATCAATCTAGTGGTGTTACAGGTGGTAGACCTGATATGATTGAAACAATAGCTCGCGCAGGCATCGTTACCGGTGCAGATGGTATTTTCATGGAAACTCATTATGACCCATCTATTGCAAAAAGTGATGGCGCCAACATGTTACACTTAGATCATTTAGAAAAACTTTTGACCAATTTGGTCGCTATTCGGAAAACAGTGAATGGCCTTAACTAA
- a CDS encoding DUF1361 domain-containing protein: MILTIVGTITLLGRVVYTETIFFTFLLWNLFLAFLPVVFSKALRYSQKISTSKFLSALFIIFWLLFIPNSPYIITDLKHVDNDYGIQVFDFLLILIFAVNGLLMGIISLLDIFHLLTHKYSTKITHFVIFSICLLGGFGIFLGRFLRFNSWDIISRPNILFYSIFHTLFMKETWIWTLIFGGFMWISFVAIKPLLKRKTI; encoded by the coding sequence GTGATCCTAACAATAGTAGGTACGATAACGTTATTGGGAAGAGTAGTTTATACGGAAACTATTTTTTTTACTTTTCTACTTTGGAATCTATTTTTAGCTTTTCTACCTGTAGTTTTCTCTAAAGCTTTACGATATAGTCAAAAAATAAGTACATCTAAATTTCTTAGCGCACTTTTCATTATTTTTTGGCTTTTATTCATCCCCAATAGCCCCTACATTATTACCGACCTAAAACATGTCGATAATGATTATGGGATTCAGGTGTTCGATTTTCTACTCATATTAATTTTTGCTGTAAATGGCTTACTCATGGGAATCATTTCTTTACTGGATATATTTCATTTGCTAACTCACAAGTACAGCACCAAAATTACCCATTTTGTTATATTTAGCATTTGTCTACTCGGTGGATTCGGAATATTCCTAGGCCGATTTTTACGCTTTAATTCTTGGGATATTATTTCTAGACCCAATATTCTATTCTATAGCATCTTCCATACCCTATTTATGAAAGAAACATGGATATGGACACTTATATTTGGAGGTTTTATGTGGATTTCATTTGTAGCTATAAAGCCTTTATTGAAAAGAAAAACGATCTAA
- a CDS encoding cell division ATP-binding protein FtsE, producing MAESILHLKDVSVFQKENLVLNDINLEIKQGEFIYLIGKTGSGKSSFMKTLYGDLPLNHGTGSIVDFDLRKLKEKDIPFLRRKLGIVFQDFKLLPDRTINNNLLFVLKATGWKDKSKMDTQVETVLDKVGMKTKGFKFPHELSGGEQQRIAIARALLNDPELILADEPTGNLDPQTSVEVMKVLQEINKTGRTILMATHDYALILKYPSKTLKCDGNKVFEVVQKAV from the coding sequence ATGGCTGAGAGTATATTACATCTAAAAGATGTTTCTGTTTTCCAAAAAGAAAATTTGGTTCTAAATGATATTAATCTTGAAATAAAGCAAGGTGAATTTATTTATCTCATTGGAAAAACAGGAAGTGGTAAAAGTAGTTTCATGAAAACGCTCTATGGAGATCTACCTTTAAACCATGGCACTGGTAGCATTGTAGATTTTGATTTAAGGAAATTAAAAGAAAAAGACATTCCTTTTTTAAGGCGTAAACTTGGTATTGTTTTTCAAGATTTTAAACTACTTCCAGACCGTACGATTAACAACAACTTACTATTTGTTTTGAAAGCTACAGGATGGAAAGACAAATCTAAGATGGACACTCAAGTAGAAACTGTTTTGGACAAAGTTGGCATGAAAACAAAAGGTTTCAAATTTCCTCATGAGCTTTCTGGTGGTGAACAACAACGTATAGCAATCGCTAGAGCCTTATTAAATGACCCAGAATTAATTTTAGCAGATGAGCCTACAGGAAACCTTGACCCACAAACTAGTGTAGAAGTTATGAAGGTTTTACAAGAGATTAACAAAACGGGGCGCACTATTTTAATGGCTACACATGATTATGCTTTGATTTTAAAATACCCCTCTAAGACGCTTAAATGTGATGGCAACAAAGTTTTTGAAGTAGTGCAAAAAGCTGTTTAA
- the typA gene encoding translational GTPase TypA: MSATKNIAIIAHVDHGKTTLVDKIMYHCQLFRENQNTGDLILDNNDLERERGITITSKNVSVVYKGTKINIIDTPGHADFGGEVERVLNMADGVLLLVDAFEGPMPQTRFVLQKAIDLGLKPCVVVNKVDKENCTPEEVHEKVFDLMFELGAEEWQLDFPTVYGSAKNNWMSEDWKKQTENIEPLLDMVIEHVPTFEPKEGNTQMLITSLDFSSFTGRIAIGRLLRGGLKEGQQVSLVKRDGSIVKTKIKELYTFEGLGRLRVEEVKTGDICAIVGLEGFEIGDTVADIENPEGLKTIAIDEPTMSMLFTINDSPFFGKDGKFVTSRHIKDRLSRELEKNLALRVNDTNSADKFLVFGRGVLHLSVLIETMRREGYELQIGQPQVIIKEIDGVKCEPVEQLTIDLPEEVSGRAVEMVSMRKGEMTSMEAKGNRMVCEFLIPSRGIIGLRNQLLTATAGEAIMSHRFLEYQPMRGDIPQRQNGSLVSMEMGKSIPYSIDKLQDRGKFFVEPGEDIYEGQVIGENSRGDDMTVNITKTKKMSNVRSSGADDKAKIVPAIKFSLEEALEYIQKDEYVEVTPKYIRLRKIYLTENERKRNKIA, encoded by the coding sequence ATGTCAGCAACAAAAAATATTGCCATTATTGCCCATGTCGATCACGGTAAGACTACCTTGGTAGATAAGATTATGTATCACTGTCAGTTGTTTAGAGAAAATCAAAACACAGGTGATTTAATATTAGATAATAACGATTTAGAAAGAGAAAGAGGTATTACCATTACTTCTAAAAACGTTTCAGTAGTATATAAAGGTACTAAGATTAATATTATTGACACTCCTGGTCACGCCGATTTTGGTGGTGAAGTAGAGCGTGTACTAAACATGGCAGATGGTGTTTTATTGTTGGTAGATGCTTTTGAAGGTCCAATGCCACAAACACGTTTTGTATTACAGAAAGCAATTGACTTAGGTCTTAAGCCTTGTGTGGTGGTTAATAAAGTAGATAAAGAAAACTGTACTCCTGAAGAAGTTCATGAGAAAGTTTTTGATTTAATGTTTGAATTAGGTGCAGAAGAATGGCAGCTAGATTTTCCTACAGTTTACGGTTCAGCTAAGAATAACTGGATGAGTGAAGATTGGAAAAAGCAAACAGAAAATATAGAGCCATTGTTAGATATGGTTATAGAGCATGTTCCAACTTTTGAACCAAAAGAAGGAAATACTCAAATGTTAATTACATCTTTAGATTTCTCTTCATTTACAGGTCGTATTGCGATTGGTAGATTATTAAGAGGTGGTTTAAAAGAAGGACAACAAGTTTCTTTAGTAAAAAGAGATGGTTCTATTGTAAAAACAAAAATTAAAGAACTTTATACATTCGAAGGTTTAGGTCGACTTAGAGTTGAAGAAGTTAAAACTGGTGATATTTGTGCTATTGTAGGTCTAGAAGGTTTTGAAATTGGTGATACCGTTGCTGATATTGAAAATCCTGAAGGGTTAAAAACAATCGCTATTGATGAACCAACTATGAGTATGTTGTTCACCATTAACGATTCTCCATTCTTTGGTAAGGATGGTAAATTTGTTACTTCTCGTCATATTAAAGATCGTTTATCGCGTGAGTTAGAAAAAAACTTAGCATTACGCGTTAATGATACTAATAGTGCAGATAAGTTTTTAGTATTTGGTAGAGGTGTATTACACTTATCAGTACTTATTGAAACTATGCGTCGTGAGGGGTATGAATTGCAAATTGGTCAGCCACAAGTAATTATCAAGGAAATTGATGGTGTTAAATGTGAGCCTGTAGAGCAATTGACTATTGATTTACCGGAAGAAGTTTCAGGTAGAGCGGTAGAAATGGTATCTATGCGTAAAGGTGAAATGACGAGCATGGAAGCCAAAGGTAACCGTATGGTTTGTGAATTTTTAATTCCTTCTCGTGGTATTATCGGTTTAAGAAATCAATTGCTAACAGCAACGGCTGGTGAGGCTATTATGTCACACCGTTTCTTAGAGTATCAACCAATGAGAGGTGATATTCCACAAAGACAAAATGGTTCTTTAGTTTCTATGGAAATGGGGAAATCTATTCCTTATTCTATTGATAAATTGCAAGATAGAGGTAAGTTTTTTGTGGAGCCAGGAGAAGATATCTACGAAGGTCAAGTTATCGGTGAAAACTCTAGAGGTGATGATATGACTGTAAACATCACAAAAACTAAAAAAATGTCTAACGTACGTTCTTCTGGAGCAGATGATAAGGCAAAAATTGTACCTGCAATTAAGTTTTCATTAGAGGAAGCTCTAGAATATATTCAAAAAGATGAATATGTTGAGGTGACTCCTAAGTATATTCGTTTAAGAAAAATATATTTAACGGAAAACGAACGTAAGCGTAACAAAATAGCTTAA
- a CDS encoding PAS domain-containing sensor histidine kinase, translating into MEVNHHNKSVQDLHQEIEQLREQNKKLLLFHSSKQEIQRSYDELLLKLNAESETYTHTILDNMGDSVFVKDDKSRLLLVNNAFCEMFGMSRNDVIGKTLAEDVAVDEKESFLQIDKVVLESGVENINEETLTLKGGEQLVISTRKSRFIDASGEKYIIGAIRDITTSKNAEKALLRSESELRELNITKDKLFAIIGHDLRSPFNNILTLSNLIEDAIEDNKISLLEEYVSLIKTTSNSTLGLLENLLTWFNSQKEKVNLEREKLDIKCLIEEVQEFIEHLAKIKNISVQEPILDAMEVYSDEKMLKTILRNLLSNAVKFTKSGGRIHVSVTKQMETLEFKVSDTGVGMSENKCKVLFASDTNKSSRGTANEMGSGFGLVLCKEFVEKLGGKIWVESEMGKGSDFKFTLPLV; encoded by the coding sequence ATGGAAGTCAACCACCATAATAAAAGTGTTCAAGATTTACATCAAGAAATAGAACAACTTAGAGAGCAAAATAAGAAACTTCTTTTGTTTCATTCTTCTAAACAAGAAATTCAGAGATCTTACGATGAATTATTGTTAAAGTTGAATGCGGAAAGTGAAACCTATACCCATACAATTTTGGATAATATGGGCGATTCTGTTTTTGTAAAAGATGATAAAAGCAGATTACTTTTGGTAAACAATGCATTTTGTGAAATGTTTGGAATGTCTAGAAATGACGTAATTGGAAAAACACTAGCGGAAGATGTTGCAGTAGATGAAAAGGAAAGCTTCTTGCAAATAGACAAGGTTGTATTGGAAAGCGGTGTGGAAAATATTAATGAAGAAACGTTAACCCTGAAAGGTGGGGAGCAACTTGTTATTTCTACTCGTAAATCTAGATTTATTGATGCCTCGGGAGAGAAGTATATCATAGGTGCTATTCGGGATATCACCACAAGTAAAAATGCAGAAAAGGCTCTTTTAAGAAGTGAAAGTGAATTAAGAGAATTAAATATCACAAAAGATAAACTCTTTGCTATTATTGGTCATGATTTGAGGAGTCCGTTTAATAATATACTTACTCTTTCTAATCTTATAGAAGATGCTATTGAAGACAATAAAATATCATTATTAGAAGAGTATGTAAGTTTGATTAAAACAACGTCTAATTCGACACTTGGTTTGTTGGAAAACTTATTGACCTGGTTTAATTCTCAAAAAGAGAAGGTTAATTTAGAACGTGAGAAGTTAGATATAAAATGTCTGATTGAGGAGGTTCAAGAATTTATTGAGCATTTAGCTAAAATTAAGAATATCTCGGTGCAAGAGCCAATTTTGGATGCGATGGAAGTTTATTCTGATGAAAAAATGCTCAAAACTATTTTAAGGAACCTTTTGTCTAATGCTGTAAAATTTACTAAATCGGGTGGGCGTATTCATGTTTCAGTAACAAAGCAAATGGAAACGCTAGAATTTAAAGTTTCTGATACGGGAGTAGGGATGAGTGAAAATAAATGCAAGGTTTTGTTCGCGTCAGATACTAATAAGTCTTCTAGAGGAACTGCAAATGAAATGGGTTCTGGTTTTGGCTTAGTTCTTTGTAAAGAATTTGTGGAAAAATTAGGAGGTAAAATTTGGGTAGAAAGTGAAATGGGTAAGGGAAGTGACTTTAAATTTACCTTACCATTGGTTTGA
- a CDS encoding tetratricopeptide repeat protein, protein MLKKKTALLLSFVGALHLLSAQESKIYTHDQKEYQQALTLYNNEQFQAAQAIFEKVKYTTKDPETEANSTYYVANAAVRLNQLGADKLMEDFVKKYPTSTKRNSAYSDVAEYYFETGKYPYALKWYKRVDQNSLSQSEKDKFNFNYGYALFSSKNSKEAETYLNKVSNSPVYGSQAKYYLGYIAYQQDDYAGANQRFDQITDQKVLEEKLSYYQADLNFKLGKFEEAIALAKQQMQRADRQEKSELSKIIGESYFNLNQYENAVPYLLDYQGKSGKFSNTDYYFLGYSYYKQGDYANAIQQFNKIIGGANSVSQNAYYHLAECYLKLDKKSEALNAFRNASQMEFVPEIQKDAFLNYARLSYEIGNAYENVPNVLTNYLEKYPKDEHTVEIQELLVDSYITSRNFAGAMELLEKNKSYASKATYQKVAFYRGVELFTTTDYAGAIVVFKKSLDNAEDPKFKARASYWKAEAEYNSNLFKDALNSFSDFQKNPHAKSTPDYADFNYSLGYTNFKLKEYTNAAANFTSYVGASTEASKKHDAYLRLGDSYFASSKYWPAIEAYNQALEGEGSEKDYAAFQKALSYGFIDRVPTKMEELNAFMGRYPKSTLKDDVLFELGNSYVRANKEEEGLKVYDKLVSEYKGSSLVPQAIVRQGLVYYNSNRSEQALTKFKTVVRDYPNTQEAVQAVTTAKLIYVDLGRVSEYAEWVRGLDFVDVTDAELDNATFQSADQKYVEGNTDQALKGYQAYLKEFPKGLHALKASFNLAQLYFGQGDKDKALGHYKNVVDRGATEFGEQSLTRVCEIYIGKGNYTAALPYLEKLEATANIQQNITFAQSNLMKGYFAQKEYAKTISYAEKVLASAKIDDRIKSDAHTMIARSAIRTNNEERAKQAYAQVLTIATGELAAEALFYDAYFKNKANDFEASNVSVQKLAKDYSAYKEWGGKGLIIMAKNFDALGDAYQATYILDSVVVNFAQYPEVVAEAKSEAFRIKSKEAKSNSSVNPEN, encoded by the coding sequence ATGCTGAAGAAAAAAACCGCGCTATTGCTTAGTTTTGTTGGAGCTTTGCATCTTTTAAGCGCTCAAGAATCAAAAATCTACACCCATGATCAAAAAGAGTATCAACAAGCGTTGACACTCTACAATAACGAACAATTTCAAGCTGCTCAGGCAATTTTTGAAAAGGTGAAGTATACGACTAAAGATCCTGAAACCGAAGCCAATAGTACCTACTACGTTGCAAATGCTGCGGTACGGCTAAATCAATTAGGCGCAGATAAGTTAATGGAAGATTTTGTAAAAAAATATCCAACCTCTACAAAAAGAAATTCAGCCTATTCCGATGTGGCAGAATACTATTTCGAAACAGGAAAATATCCGTATGCATTAAAATGGTACAAGAGGGTTGATCAGAACTCCTTATCGCAAAGTGAAAAGGATAAATTCAACTTTAACTACGGTTATGCTTTATTCTCTTCTAAAAATTCAAAAGAGGCAGAAACGTATTTAAATAAAGTTTCTAATTCTCCGGTATATGGTTCTCAGGCTAAATATTACTTGGGGTATATTGCTTACCAGCAAGATGATTATGCAGGAGCTAATCAGCGATTTGATCAAATTACCGATCAAAAAGTGTTAGAAGAAAAACTATCTTACTATCAGGCAGATTTAAATTTTAAACTAGGAAAGTTTGAGGAAGCTATCGCATTGGCTAAGCAGCAAATGCAAAGAGCAGACCGTCAAGAAAAATCAGAATTGAGTAAAATTATAGGTGAGAGTTATTTCAATCTCAATCAATATGAAAATGCGGTTCCTTATTTATTAGATTACCAAGGAAAAAGTGGGAAGTTTAGTAATACGGATTATTATTTCTTAGGATATAGTTATTATAAGCAAGGGGATTATGCCAATGCTATTCAGCAATTTAATAAGATTATAGGAGGAGCGAATAGCGTTTCTCAAAATGCTTATTATCATTTAGCGGAATGTTACTTAAAGCTAGATAAAAAATCTGAAGCCCTAAATGCTTTTAGAAACGCTTCGCAAATGGAATTTGTTCCTGAAATTCAGAAAGATGCTTTTTTAAACTACGCAAGGTTAAGTTATGAAATAGGGAATGCCTATGAGAACGTTCCTAATGTCCTAACCAATTATTTAGAGAAGTATCCAAAAGATGAACATACGGTAGAGATTCAAGAACTGCTAGTAGATTCTTATATTACCTCTAGAAATTTTGCTGGAGCCATGGAGCTTTTAGAAAAAAATAAATCGTACGCAAGCAAAGCTACCTATCAAAAGGTTGCTTTTTATAGAGGGGTAGAGTTATTTACTACCACGGACTATGCAGGTGCAATTGTGGTATTTAAAAAATCATTAGATAATGCTGAAGATCCTAAATTTAAAGCTAGAGCTAGTTATTGGAAAGCAGAAGCAGAGTACAATAGTAACTTATTTAAAGATGCTCTGAATAGCTTTTCTGATTTTCAGAAAAATCCACATGCTAAGTCCACACCAGACTATGCAGATTTTAATTATAGCTTAGGATATACTAATTTCAAATTAAAAGAGTATACCAATGCAGCAGCAAATTTTACGTCGTATGTAGGTGCAAGCACAGAGGCTAGTAAAAAGCATGATGCCTATTTGAGATTAGGAGATAGTTACTTCGCATCTAGCAAATATTGGCCAGCAATTGAAGCGTATAACCAAGCGCTGGAAGGTGAAGGAAGTGAAAAAGATTATGCAGCTTTTCAAAAAGCATTGAGCTATGGCTTTATTGATAGAGTGCCGACTAAAATGGAGGAGCTTAATGCGTTTATGGGTAGGTACCCAAAATCTACGTTGAAAGATGATGTGCTTTTTGAGTTGGGTAATTCTTATGTAAGAGCCAATAAAGAAGAAGAAGGACTCAAAGTATACGATAAATTAGTCAGTGAATATAAAGGAAGTTCACTAGTGCCACAAGCTATTGTGCGCCAAGGATTGGTGTATTATAATTCTAATAGGAGTGAACAGGCATTAACGAAGTTTAAAACTGTAGTACGTGATTATCCAAACACGCAAGAAGCTGTACAAGCAGTAACTACCGCAAAGCTTATTTATGTAGATTTAGGTAGAGTAAGTGAGTATGCTGAATGGGTAAGAGGCTTAGATTTTGTAGATGTTACAGATGCTGAACTAGACAATGCAACGTTTCAATCTGCAGATCAAAAATATGTAGAAGGTAATACAGATCAGGCATTAAAAGGATATCAAGCCTATCTAAAAGAATTTCCTAAAGGTTTACATGCTTTAAAAGCTAGCTTTAATTTGGCTCAGTTATATTTCGGACAAGGCGATAAGGATAAAGCGCTAGGACATTATAAAAATGTAGTAGATAGAGGTGCGACGGAGTTTGGAGAGCAATCTTTAACGAGAGTTTGTGAAATTTATATTGGTAAGGGTAATTATACAGCCGCATTACCATATCTAGAAAAGCTAGAAGCAACAGCTAATATTCAACAGAACATCACCTTTGCACAGTCTAATCTAATGAAGGGATATTTTGCACAAAAAGAATATGCTAAAACAATTTCTTATGCGGAAAAAGTATTGGCATCTGCTAAAATAGACGACCGTATAAAAAGTGATGCACATACGATGATAGCGCGTTCTGCTATTAGAACAAATAATGAGGAGCGAGCAAAGCAAGCATATGCTCAAGTATTGACCATTGCTACAGGAGAATTGGCAGCAGAGGCCTTATTTTATGATGCGTATTTTAAAAATAAAGCGAATGATTTTGAAGCCTCTAACGTTTCTGTTCAAAAATTAGCGAAAGATTATTCAGCATATAAAGAATGGGGTGGAAAAGGATTAATTATTATGGCTAAGAATTTTGATGCCTTAGGAGATGCATACCAGGCAACGTATATTTTGGATAGCGTGGTGGTAAACTTTGCACAGTATCCTGAAGTTGTTGCAGAAGCAAAATCTGAAGCCTTCCGTATCAAATCTAAGGAAGCAAAAAGCAATTCCTCTGTAAATCCAGAAAATTAA